A window of the Desulforapulum autotrophicum HRM2 genome harbors these coding sequences:
- a CDS encoding FAD-dependent oxidoreductase, with translation MTTLQNPKEMSRRKFMAVAGGAAGLAAMAAMGFSPEREAYGANIPEIDIDKMSYAENEADVLVIGGGMAGLFAAVKAHDAGSKVMMVSKGRLGSSGMTPFAKGIFTYDPAREKLSLDEFVDTVSRSALGTNNPIYTRQMAEHSLARVNELKQWGFFESPLYNKSFNNPVKERNIPVKERIVITHLIKEDGRIAGAAGFNLDEEKIHFFKAKSVILCTGAGGFKPNGFPICDLTHDGTVMAYNIGAKVTGKEWNDGHPGRSENPAACYDGWGGVGGMFDRKPSVNGVDVHHDLGMEGNYKAYMTGNPVTGGPSGSGVTVQGGPYRPAEFAEDNYRSREGKPGADGPPKEGGAPGPGMGGTSVGGSSAGMAIHKSEGLVPINEKCESNIPGLYAAGDALGSHMAGAIYTQVGSSLAGSAVQGAVAGKSASEYCQGVEMPIISKAKMNDVQEEILAPLKREAGYSPAWVTQTLQGIMIPNFIIYIKKENLLKAALAYVEELRDHHMPMLRAADLHELRLAFETANMIVSAEMKLKASLMRKESRCSHFRLDYPGMDTKNWNAWINIYKGSDGSMKFEKQPFES, from the coding sequence ATGACAACACTTCAAAATCCAAAAGAGATGTCCCGCCGCAAGTTCATGGCAGTTGCCGGCGGTGCTGCAGGGCTTGCGGCTATGGCCGCCATGGGCTTTTCCCCAGAGCGCGAAGCTTACGGCGCCAATATCCCTGAAATCGATATCGACAAAATGTCATATGCCGAAAACGAAGCGGATGTGCTGGTTATCGGCGGCGGAATGGCAGGATTATTTGCAGCTGTCAAGGCACATGATGCAGGTTCCAAAGTTATGATGGTTTCCAAGGGACGTCTCGGCTCATCCGGGATGACACCGTTTGCCAAAGGCATCTTTACCTATGATCCGGCCAGGGAAAAATTGAGCCTTGATGAATTTGTAGATACCGTCTCCCGATCTGCATTGGGTACCAATAATCCGATTTATACCCGGCAAATGGCGGAGCATTCCCTTGCCCGTGTCAATGAACTTAAACAATGGGGTTTTTTTGAATCGCCTCTTTATAACAAGAGTTTTAACAACCCCGTCAAAGAGAGAAATATCCCTGTCAAAGAGAGAATCGTCATCACCCATTTGATCAAAGAAGACGGTCGAATTGCAGGTGCGGCCGGTTTCAACCTTGATGAAGAAAAGATCCATTTTTTCAAGGCCAAAAGCGTGATCCTGTGTACCGGTGCGGGTGGTTTCAAGCCCAATGGATTTCCCATTTGCGACCTCACCCACGACGGTACTGTCATGGCCTATAATATAGGTGCCAAAGTGACCGGCAAGGAATGGAACGACGGGCATCCAGGCAGATCTGAAAATCCTGCGGCGTGTTATGATGGATGGGGTGGTGTGGGCGGTATGTTTGATCGAAAACCCAGCGTCAACGGTGTTGACGTACACCATGATTTAGGGATGGAAGGCAATTACAAGGCTTATATGACCGGAAATCCCGTGACAGGCGGACCTTCGGGATCGGGCGTTACCGTTCAAGGCGGACCTTACAGGCCGGCGGAATTTGCGGAAGATAACTATCGGAGTAGAGAAGGGAAGCCGGGGGCCGACGGCCCTCCAAAAGAAGGCGGCGCGCCTGGTCCGGGAATGGGTGGGACATCGGTTGGCGGTTCTTCTGCCGGCATGGCCATACACAAATCAGAAGGTCTTGTCCCCATTAACGAAAAATGTGAATCAAACATCCCAGGGCTATACGCTGCCGGTGATGCCCTGGGTTCCCATATGGCCGGGGCAATTTATACCCAGGTAGGATCCTCATTGGCCGGTTCTGCGGTACAGGGCGCTGTCGCTGGGAAATCTGCTTCTGAATATTGCCAGGGCGTTGAAATGCCCATAATCTCAAAAGCAAAGATGAATGACGTCCAGGAAGAGATCCTTGCACCTTTAAAGAGAGAGGCCGGTTATAGCCCTGCATGGGTGACACAGACGTTGCAAGGCATCATGATTCCTAATTTCATCATATATATAAAGAAAGAAAACCTCTTAAAAGCGGCACTGGCCTACGTTGAAGAGTTGAGAGATCATCACATGCCAATGCTTAGAGCTGCAGATTTGCATGAATTGCGATTGGCTTTTGAAACCGCTAACATGATCGTCAGTGCTGAAATGAAGCTCAAGGCATCACTCATGCGAAAGGAGAGCCGCTGCAGTCACTTTCGCCTGGATTATCCTGGGATGGACACAAAAAACTGGAATGCCTGGATCAACATCTACAAGGGCAGTGACGGTTCAATGAAATTCGAAAAACAGCCCTTTGAAAGCTAG
- a CDS encoding multidrug effflux MFS transporter has translation MIQKQKYLKDKGMFILLAFISAFPPLSTDLYLPALPQMKEILNTTQSQVNLTLSMFFVFYAIGLLFWGPLSEKYGRKPILLIGMVIYTISSIICGFSQYVEQLIVGRIIQAIGGSAATAVSTAMVKDLYSGRKREKVMAMVMSMVIIAPIVAPVIGAFLLEYVSWEIIFFVLAGVGATALMAGALLEETIENRYTGSVWRSWGRLAVVLKNPNFSILLAIFSTISMSIMTFLAASSFIYINGFGLNEREFSYFLAFNAVFAMIGPMLYVKLSQHFKSQAIISAGFPIFILCGIAVATVGHGSVWAFALAAALATLIVDGMRVPGVNLMLEQQQNDTGSASALINFFGMLLGSLGMHLVSLNPNDLILALGCIQIMIGLISGILWFLIRNRPFVQYAFHEG, from the coding sequence ATGATCCAGAAACAAAAATATCTCAAAGATAAGGGGATGTTCATCCTGCTGGCATTTATCAGTGCTTTTCCTCCGCTGTCAACGGACCTGTACCTGCCGGCGTTGCCCCAGATGAAAGAGATCCTGAACACAACACAATCCCAGGTAAATCTCACACTGAGTATGTTCTTTGTGTTTTATGCAATCGGATTGCTGTTCTGGGGGCCCTTAAGTGAAAAGTACGGGCGAAAACCCATATTGCTGATTGGTATGGTTATCTACACTATTTCCAGTATCATCTGCGGTTTTTCACAATATGTGGAGCAGTTGATCGTCGGACGAATCATCCAGGCTATTGGCGGAAGCGCCGCCACTGCCGTCTCTACAGCCATGGTAAAAGATCTATACAGTGGGCGAAAGCGGGAAAAAGTTATGGCGATGGTCATGTCCATGGTGATTATCGCCCCGATTGTAGCACCGGTTATCGGTGCATTCTTACTTGAGTATGTTTCATGGGAAATCATTTTCTTTGTATTAGCCGGAGTTGGGGCAACCGCCTTGATGGCTGGTGCGTTGCTGGAAGAAACCATAGAGAATCGGTATACCGGTTCAGTATGGCGCTCCTGGGGACGTCTTGCAGTCGTCTTGAAAAATCCTAATTTTTCAATCTTGCTTGCTATTTTCTCCACAATATCCATGTCCATCATGACCTTTCTTGCGGCCTCGTCCTTTATCTACATTAATGGCTTTGGCCTGAATGAACGTGAATTCAGCTATTTCCTTGCCTTTAATGCTGTTTTCGCCATGATCGGCCCCATGCTGTATGTGAAATTATCCCAACATTTTAAATCCCAGGCAATAATCTCGGCTGGATTTCCTATTTTCATTTTGTGTGGCATCGCAGTCGCCACGGTCGGACATGGTTCCGTGTGGGCATTTGCATTAGCTGCCGCCCTGGCTACCCTGATTGTAGATGGCATGCGGGTACCGGGAGTAAACCTCATGCTTGAACAACAACAAAACGATACCGGTTCAGCTTCCGCTTTGATTAATTTCTTTGGGATGCTCCTGGGCAGTCTTGGAATGCATCTTGTTTCACTCAACCCCAATGACCTCATACTGGCCCTGGGCTGCATCCAGATCATGATTGGTCTGATCAGTGGAATTTTATGGTTTTTGATCCGGAACAGACCTTTTGTGCAGTATGCCTTCCACGAAGGATAA
- a CDS encoding YgaP family membrane protein, protein MKQNIHNIERVIRVVLGLIILSLIFVGPKSLWGLVGILPILTGLIGWCPPYQLLGISTCKK, encoded by the coding sequence ATGAAACAAAACATTCATAATATTGAAAGGGTAATTCGTGTTGTTTTGGGGCTCATTATTTTATCTTTGATTTTTGTAGGACCGAAATCTTTATGGGGCCTGGTAGGCATTCTGCCAATTCTGACGGGTCTGATTGGCTGGTGTCCACCGTATCAACTATTGGGTATCTCTACCTGTAAAAAATGA
- a CDS encoding putative signal transducing protein, protein MKNLIEPKDEAEADIIQLVLKEQGILAEIKSFHDTAYDGLFQAQYGWGFIRVAEADFQKAKKIIEEWKKASPEDLPWETG, encoded by the coding sequence ATGAAAAATCTAATAGAGCCCAAAGACGAAGCTGAGGCAGATATCATCCAATTGGTTTTAAAAGAACAGGGTATCCTTGCGGAAATAAAATCATTTCACGATACTGCATATGATGGTCTTTTCCAGGCCCAATACGGCTGGGGTTTCATCAGGGTTGCTGAAGCTGATTTTCAGAAAGCGAAAAAGATTATTGAGGAATGGAAAAAGGCTTCTCCTGAAGACCTTCCATGGGAAACAGGTTAA
- a CDS encoding radical SAM protein, producing MKYTGPTYRPPYEANSLLLQVTVGCTHNKCTFCTMYKDTKFSIESLEQIEEDLKEARALYGDVKRVFLVNGDAFVLSANRLKPIVKLIIQYFPDVKVITMYASINNIKSKTDQELEELRDLRINDLWIGTETGHEETLEYMNKGFSLKDSYEQLERLNKAGIKHIDILIFGGAGRGKGMENAMANAKLVNASKPMGVSVTTMGTFGDSQVTKDVESGKFVPATELEVLEEQKKMIKLIDVDTIYLGIHGINTVTFDAMLPRDREKAIKMVDDAIEKLDDEFLNSVPERHSI from the coding sequence ATGAAATATACAGGCCCTACATACCGGCCGCCCTATGAAGCCAACAGTTTGTTGCTTCAGGTGACCGTCGGTTGCACTCATAACAAATGTACCTTTTGCACCATGTATAAAGATACAAAATTTTCCATTGAATCACTTGAGCAGATTGAAGAAGACCTCAAAGAAGCCAGGGCGCTTTATGGTGATGTTAAAAGAGTATTCCTGGTTAACGGTGATGCTTTTGTTTTGTCTGCAAATCGCTTGAAACCCATTGTCAAATTAATCATTCAATATTTCCCCGATGTTAAAGTGATTACTATGTATGCATCCATCAATAACATCAAAAGCAAGACGGACCAGGAACTTGAAGAACTGCGTGATTTAAGAATCAATGACCTGTGGATCGGAACTGAAACCGGACATGAAGAAACGCTTGAGTATATGAATAAAGGATTTAGCCTCAAGGATTCCTATGAGCAGCTGGAAAGATTGAACAAGGCAGGTATAAAACACATTGATATCCTGATATTCGGTGGTGCCGGCAGAGGGAAAGGGATGGAAAATGCAATGGCCAACGCAAAATTGGTCAATGCATCAAAGCCCATGGGGGTATCCGTAACAACCATGGGCACCTTCGGTGACAGCCAGGTGACAAAAGATGTTGAAAGCGGAAAATTTGTTCCTGCAACTGAACTGGAAGTGCTTGAAGAACAGAAAAAAATGATTAAACTTATAGATGTTGATACCATTTATTTGGGTATCCATGGGATTAACACGGTTACGTTTGATGCAATGCTCCCAAGGGACAGAGAAAAAGCAATTAAGATGGTGGATGATGCCATCGAAAAACTGGATGATGAATTTTTAAATAGTGTACCGGAACGTCATTCAATTTAA
- a CDS encoding SDR family NAD(P)-dependent oxidoreductase yields MQKIILITGSTDGIGKLAAIKLAGDGHAIYLHGRNRQKLDSTISEIKSITQNERISGFVSDLSDLDAVEKMVDQINNDLPKIDILINNAGIFKSSASHNQSGLDVRFAVNYLAPYLLTEKLIHLIKKGNDPRIINLSSAAQSAVSIDALCGSINLSEQEAYAQSKLALTMWSFHLAEILPDVAVIAVNPGSLLNTKMVAEAYGRSWSPADKGANILYDLAVSECYKGITGKYFDNDQGNFAQAHPDAYSEMKIAQLIQTTQNLI; encoded by the coding sequence ATGCAAAAAATCATTTTAATTACAGGAAGTACGGACGGTATCGGAAAACTGGCTGCCATAAAACTTGCTGGTGACGGGCATGCAATTTATCTGCACGGCCGGAATCGTCAAAAATTGGATTCAACCATATCCGAGATAAAATCAATCACTCAGAATGAAAGAATCAGTGGGTTTGTTTCGGATTTGTCCGATCTGGATGCGGTAGAAAAAATGGTAGATCAGATCAATAATGATTTGCCGAAAATAGACATACTTATTAATAATGCAGGAATTTTTAAGAGCTCGGCATCCCATAATCAAAGCGGGCTGGATGTCCGCTTTGCGGTGAACTATCTGGCGCCTTATCTGCTTACCGAAAAATTGATACATTTGATAAAAAAAGGAAACGATCCCCGGATTATCAATCTGAGCTCGGCAGCTCAATCTGCCGTATCCATTGACGCATTATGCGGTAGTATAAATTTGTCCGAGCAGGAGGCATATGCACAGAGCAAACTGGCATTAACCATGTGGAGTTTCCACCTGGCTGAAATACTGCCGGATGTCGCTGTCATAGCTGTCAACCCAGGATCACTGCTCAATACCAAAATGGTGGCAGAAGCCTATGGTCGATCCTGGTCACCTGCTGATAAAGGGGCGAATATCTTGTATGATCTGGCAGTTTCAGAATGTTATAAAGGGATCACGGGTAAATATTTTGATAATGATCAAGGTAATTTTGCCCAAGCCCATCCGGATGCATACAGTGAAATGAAAATAGCTCAACTCATCCAGACAACTCAGAATCTGATTTAA
- a CDS encoding zinc-dependent alcohol dehydrogenase family protein, with translation MKAMILNEYGENAQFQLTELPKPSVKPGHVVVKVAATSVNTVDTMIRQLGQENLPISPDLPAVLGMDFAGTVEAVGEGVTNFAPGDEIYGCAGGLAGLQGTLAEYMLADARLIAHKPRSLSMRQAAALPLVGITAYEGLQRTNIKPDQKVLVHGGAGGVGHVAVQLARHFGAQVYATCSGGKQVGIIEQYGASVINYRTEKVSEYVAKHTGGEGFQVIFDSVGGANMIKSFEAAALNANIATTVSLLELDLTPAHFKGLSIHIVFMLIPMLHDYKRDEHGKILSNLAKIVDSGALKPLLDENRYGLTEVGNAYARLTSGQAIGKVVVEI, from the coding sequence ATGAAAGCAATGATTCTTAATGAGTATGGTGAAAATGCTCAATTTCAATTAACCGAGCTACCCAAGCCCTCTGTAAAGCCTGGACATGTGGTCGTAAAGGTTGCCGCAACCAGTGTGAACACAGTTGACACAATGATCCGGCAACTGGGACAGGAAAACCTGCCAATTTCACCGGACCTGCCCGCAGTGCTTGGGATGGATTTTGCCGGTACCGTAGAAGCCGTCGGAGAGGGCGTAACCAACTTTGCCCCGGGAGATGAAATCTATGGCTGCGCCGGTGGTCTCGCAGGTTTGCAAGGCACACTTGCAGAATATATGCTGGCCGATGCCAGATTAATTGCCCACAAACCCAGGTCTCTCTCCATGCGCCAGGCGGCGGCGCTGCCACTGGTAGGCATTACCGCCTATGAAGGGTTGCAAAGGACGAATATTAAACCGGACCAGAAAGTTCTGGTTCACGGTGGTGCGGGCGGCGTGGGACATGTTGCCGTACAATTGGCCAGGCACTTTGGTGCTCAGGTTTATGCGACATGCAGCGGCGGGAAGCAGGTCGGTATTATTGAACAATATGGTGCCTCGGTCATTAATTACCGAACAGAGAAAGTTTCGGAATATGTGGCAAAACATACCGGTGGAGAAGGTTTCCAAGTCATTTTCGATTCAGTCGGTGGTGCCAATATGATAAAATCCTTTGAAGCAGCCGCATTGAATGCCAACATTGCCACAACTGTTTCCCTGTTGGAGCTGGATCTGACACCGGCTCACTTTAAAGGCCTGTCCATCCATATTGTCTTTATGCTGATCCCAATGCTCCATGATTACAAACGGGATGAACATGGCAAAATTTTATCCAACCTTGCAAAGATTGTTGATTCAGGTGCGCTTAAACCTCTGCTTGATGAAAACCGTTACGGCCTTACAGAGGTTGGAAACGCCTATGCTCGTCTGACAAGCGGCCAGGCCATAGGCAAAGTGGTCGTTGAAATATAG
- a CDS encoding winged helix-turn-helix transcriptional regulator produces the protein MRHDRYNCNFGCPVEATLELIGGKWKGVILYHLLERTYRFGELKKLMPGITQRMLTKQLRELESDGIINRKVYAEVPPKVEYSLTEVGEGLRDVVMMMRDWGKKHFGM, from the coding sequence ATGCGTCACGACAGATATAATTGTAATTTTGGTTGTCCAGTAGAGGCAACATTAGAATTGATCGGTGGAAAATGGAAAGGGGTTATCCTATATCACCTGCTTGAAAGAACATACCGGTTCGGAGAACTGAAAAAACTCATGCCGGGAATCACACAGCGCATGCTGACAAAACAACTCCGTGAACTGGAAAGTGATGGAATTATCAATCGTAAAGTATATGCTGAAGTACCCCCCAAAGTGGAATACTCTCTTACAGAAGTTGGAGAAGGCTTAAGGGATGTAGTGATGATGATGCGTGACTGGGGGAAAAAACATTTTGGAATGTGA